The Neobacillus sp. PS3-34 genome has a window encoding:
- a CDS encoding LysR substrate-binding domain-containing protein, protein MDIRQLNYFLEVGRKKSITKAADSLHISQPALSKMIKGLEVEIGLPLIIRSNKLNEITDAGLVVMEYAQKMSALMDEMNSTLNDMTNLKRGKIHIGLPPIIGSLFFPKVISKFHHQFPNVEINITEYGGARVVKSVEEGEFELGVAVLPIDEKEFDVYPIVEEEMKLLVPVNHRYSERDSVELIELKEEEFIFYNEEFSLHGIMRNEFILAGFEPNILFKSSQWDFMTEMVSANLGVTILPETISQKAANKELKIIALNPPVLWKLAVITKKGRYLSFAGRKFIDLILNEKQFFYDN, encoded by the coding sequence TTGGATATAAGACAATTGAATTATTTTTTAGAAGTAGGAAGAAAAAAGAGCATCACCAAGGCAGCTGACAGCCTTCATATCTCACAGCCAGCCTTAAGTAAAATGATTAAAGGACTTGAGGTCGAAATCGGTTTACCACTGATCATCAGAAGCAATAAACTGAATGAAATAACAGACGCTGGCCTTGTTGTGATGGAGTATGCGCAAAAAATGTCGGCTTTAATGGACGAAATGAATTCTACATTAAACGATATGACTAATTTAAAGAGAGGGAAAATCCATATAGGCCTGCCACCTATCATTGGAAGTCTTTTTTTCCCTAAGGTTATATCAAAATTCCATCATCAATTTCCTAATGTTGAAATCAATATTACTGAATACGGCGGTGCACGCGTTGTTAAAAGTGTAGAGGAAGGCGAATTCGAGCTGGGGGTTGCAGTATTGCCTATCGACGAGAAAGAATTCGATGTATATCCTATTGTTGAAGAGGAAATGAAGCTGCTCGTTCCTGTCAATCACAGATATTCTGAACGGGATTCTGTAGAATTGATTGAACTGAAGGAAGAAGAATTTATCTTTTATAACGAAGAATTTTCACTCCATGGAATCATGCGAAATGAGTTTATCCTTGCTGGGTTTGAGCCTAATATTCTTTTTAAAAGTTCACAATGGGACTTTATGACAGAAATGGTTTCTGCAAACCTTGGAGTAACTATTTTGCCTGAAACAATATCCCAGAAGGCTGCGAATAAAGAACTTAAAATAATAGCACTTAATCCGCCAGTTTTATGGAAGCTGGCAGTTATAACAAAAAAAGGACGGTATTTATCATTTGCCGGAAGAAAGTTTATAGACCTTATTCTGAATGAAAAACAATTTTTTTATGATAACTAA
- a CDS encoding VUT family protein: MRILFYLISIVTANVITAAFAPLHAGMFIVPMGTLLVGATFIFRDLVQNKYGRTKTYMFIGTALLLSAIVSAILGDTLLIVAASALSFLVSESTDTEIYSRLKLPMSWRVFYSGLAGGFLDSVIFVIVGLSPLGANFLPWDAVPFAILGQVIVKTAIQALGAAILHQVQKPNQNGSIPTV, from the coding sequence ATGAGAATACTATTTTACTTAATATCTATCGTCACGGCGAATGTCATTACAGCTGCGTTTGCACCCTTGCACGCCGGAATGTTCATTGTCCCTATGGGCACGCTGCTGGTAGGGGCTACATTTATATTTCGTGATTTAGTGCAAAATAAATATGGCCGCACTAAAACATATATGTTTATTGGAACAGCGCTTTTATTATCAGCAATTGTTTCTGCTATTTTAGGTGATACATTATTGATTGTTGCTGCTTCGGCACTATCCTTTCTGGTTTCTGAATCAACTGATACTGAAATATATTCCCGTTTAAAGCTTCCAATGAGCTGGAGAGTTTTTTACAGTGGATTAGCAGGGGGATTTTTGGACTCAGTCATCTTTGTCATTGTCGGACTTAGCCCGCTTGGTGCAAACTTTCTGCCATGGGATGCAGTACCCTTTGCCATCCTCGGCCAGGTTATTGTGAAAACAGCAATTCAAGCGCTAGGTGCTGCTATTTTACACCAGGTTCAAAAGCCAAATCAAAATGGCAGCATACCGACTGTCTGA
- a CDS encoding DUF2935 domain-containing protein codes for MREQDAIPNFMDANNQMLQQPENFAAPPESLTEALFIERSLTENKFWLRIMKEHALFLGEGFNRNDKNLIQQVDRFYQYFEQQEKRAYQTPNNVTAVRKLNEDTIQLVYGFRNFKRNLLILIINCKVRGFNFPLLVDHIAREAEYFIRTLKKFNKGIMDPIQDAIISENVFWLKIMMEHSRFIGSLFDQSERNLVHTALKFGDDFEVLLNQARDVESMLYRKSPTYPIIGKLNQDSENATVELRNFKKAGLDLIKSCQIKSVINPLLADHVVREAEHFLFMIHVLEERLKVKKAETAIQ; via the coding sequence ATGAGAGAACAGGATGCGATTCCAAATTTTATGGACGCCAATAATCAAATGCTTCAACAGCCCGAAAATTTCGCCGCACCACCTGAATCTTTAACGGAAGCGCTATTTATTGAACGCTCACTGACTGAAAATAAATTCTGGTTAAGGATTATGAAAGAGCATGCCCTATTTTTAGGGGAAGGCTTTAACCGTAATGACAAAAATTTAATTCAGCAGGTAGACCGGTTTTATCAATATTTTGAGCAACAGGAAAAAAGAGCATATCAGACACCGAACAACGTAACTGCTGTACGGAAATTAAATGAAGATACAATTCAATTGGTTTATGGCTTTCGTAACTTCAAACGCAATCTTCTTATATTAATAATTAATTGTAAAGTAAGAGGTTTTAACTTCCCCCTCCTTGTGGACCATATAGCGCGCGAAGCAGAATACTTCATTAGAACATTAAAGAAATTTAACAAAGGAATCATGGACCCTATCCAGGATGCAATAATCAGTGAAAACGTCTTTTGGCTGAAAATTATGATGGAGCATTCACGTTTTATCGGTTCTTTATTTGATCAGTCAGAAAGGAATCTGGTCCATACAGCATTGAAATTTGGAGATGATTTCGAGGTACTCCTAAATCAGGCAAGAGATGTTGAATCGATGCTTTATAGGAAAAGCCCTACCTACCCGATTATTGGCAAACTTAATCAGGATAGTGAGAACGCGACTGTCGAATTACGGAATTTTAAAAAGGCCGGACTTGATTTGATTAAGAGCTGCCAGATAAAAAGCGTCATTAATCCGCTGCTGGCAGACCACGTAGTCCGTGAGGCTGAACATTTTCTATTTATGATTCATGTGTTGGAGGAAAGGCTTAAAGTTAAAAAGGCAGAAACAGCGATACAATAA
- a CDS encoding DUF1775 domain-containing protein has translation MKEIIGRALIITSFFLFLFGSFVSAHVTVNPQTSATGAWETYTLKVPVEKDIPSTKVTLKIPSDVQFMSYQPVEGWNISIKKNSKGIVKSVTFEAIGDGILPGQFQQFVFVAKNPEYAGKAAWDAYQFYKDGSIVEWTGKGSTQTPHSVTNIIASTTVEHHASTSGMEDHQEDKMNSGDKRTADKTKISLPLIFSIVSVILSLVAFITTLRKK, from the coding sequence ATGAAAGAGATTATTGGAAGGGCTTTGATAATTACAAGTTTCTTCCTATTTTTATTTGGTAGTTTTGTAAGTGCGCATGTAACAGTTAATCCTCAAACCTCAGCAACGGGTGCTTGGGAAACCTATACATTGAAAGTACCTGTTGAAAAAGACATTCCTTCAACAAAAGTGACACTAAAAATTCCTTCTGATGTACAGTTTATGTCCTATCAGCCGGTAGAAGGATGGAACATTTCCATTAAAAAGAATTCAAAAGGCATCGTTAAATCAGTAACTTTTGAAGCAATTGGTGACGGAATATTGCCAGGCCAATTTCAACAATTTGTATTTGTAGCAAAGAATCCAGAGTATGCTGGAAAGGCTGCATGGGATGCCTATCAATTTTATAAAGATGGAAGTATTGTAGAATGGACAGGAAAGGGAAGTACACAAACACCTCATTCGGTTACTAACATAATTGCTTCCACGACAGTTGAACATCATGCAAGTACAAGTGGCATGGAAGACCACCAAGAAGATAAAATGAACAGCGGAGACAAAAGAACGGCTGATAAGACCAAGATTTCGCTGCCATTAATTTTTTCCATTGTTTCGGTAATATTATCTTTAGTTGCTTTTATCACGACTCTTCGAAAAAAATAA
- a CDS encoding thioredoxin domain-containing protein — protein MTNRKKNSTAVQASSSKFIFWVIGLIVICILGFIFLGNHSKQKEQTKEAIDYSGQPYLGKKSASVSIIEFGDYKCPNCKNFAENVVPLIEKEFVKTGKAKFYFMNDSFINVDSTRSAKFAEAVYKELGNDTFWKFHELLYKKQPKDSKYEKMDIYDEAFLTSTLKEIASEDDTKKVLDTFRAKITDAEWQKDMDYAAKLGVSGTPTIFVNGKLFEGQTIGDLKTMVDKAAKEKNNE, from the coding sequence ATGACGAATCGTAAAAAAAATTCCACGGCCGTGCAGGCTTCTTCATCAAAGTTTATTTTTTGGGTAATAGGACTAATTGTAATATGTATTCTTGGTTTTATATTTTTAGGGAACCATTCAAAACAAAAGGAGCAAACGAAGGAAGCGATTGATTATTCCGGCCAGCCCTACCTTGGAAAAAAATCAGCCTCGGTTTCAATAATAGAATTTGGCGATTACAAATGCCCTAATTGTAAAAATTTTGCTGAAAACGTTGTACCTTTAATAGAGAAGGAATTTGTTAAAACTGGCAAAGCGAAGTTTTACTTTATGAATGATTCCTTTATTAATGTTGACTCTACCCGTTCTGCAAAATTTGCAGAAGCTGTTTACAAGGAATTAGGAAATGATACTTTTTGGAAGTTTCATGAGCTCCTTTATAAGAAACAGCCGAAAGACAGTAAGTACGAAAAAATGGATATCTATGATGAAGCATTTCTGACTTCAACATTAAAAGAAATAGCTTCTGAAGATGATACTAAAAAGGTGTTGGATACCTTCCGCGCTAAAATAACAGATGCGGAATGGCAGAAAGATATGGATTATGCTGCCAAGCTTGGTGTTTCAGGAACTCCGACTATTTTTGTTAATGGGAAACTATTCGAAGGGCAAACGATCGGTGACTTGAAAACTATGGTTGATAAGGCAGCGAAGGAGAAAAACAATGAATAA
- a CDS encoding disulfide oxidoreductase: MNKSVLLAWIAAIAATLGSLYLSEVQHFIPCTLCWYQRIFMYPLAFLLGIGYYYHDEGISRYVLPLSVIGMLISGYHLLLQKIPYLQQFEMCTSGVPCSKDYLNWFGFITIPFMAFIAFSIITISMIAFVRSSKETK; the protein is encoded by the coding sequence ATGAATAAATCGGTTCTCCTTGCATGGATTGCCGCCATTGCAGCAACTCTCGGAAGTTTGTACTTAAGTGAGGTACAGCATTTTATTCCATGTACACTTTGCTGGTATCAGCGCATCTTCATGTATCCTTTAGCGTTTCTTTTAGGAATTGGCTATTATTATCACGATGAAGGAATAAGCAGATATGTATTGCCTTTGTCGGTTATTGGCATGCTGATATCCGGATACCATTTACTGCTACAGAAGATACCATATCTTCAGCAATTTGAAATGTGCACTTCCGGGGTGCCTTGTTCAAAGGATTACTTAAATTGGTTTGGTTTTATCACCATTCCTTTTATGGCGTTTATCGCATTTTCGATCATTACAATCAGCATGATTGCCTTTGTTCGAAGCAGTAAGGAAACCAAATAA
- a CDS encoding copper resistance CopC/CopD family protein, which translates to MYHPKKLIFFITFFTFIIFSFPDYYSAHAYIVKSIPFENQILKTSPKKVRIEFDETIQTGFHSLRVLDMNGKQVDQGDSHIDSKNSSIIECGLKPDLPDGTYRIDWKVVSNDGHPVEGVIPFGVGQVSVDQTTFKAKSKGYFPQLDLIVIRWIQFVSGSVYIGLVFFRSFVIKHAFVLQLEHRYKKIILSSYWLLLLSVVLNLPLQATIEADITWNKVMNYSYIIDLLKTSFFGKVWMIQIIILILLFFTTSRLVRDKEKIDLIWKLSFFLGSGLLLAKAFTSHAFSAEHPFIPIMFDFLHLLGALIWTGSLMAMIILLPLNRMEDSKLDYKQMIRSFFNWGILIVLVLVITGIYSGFSFVTTLDSLFTTNYGRVLLAKVSLFIVMLIFAIINFLKGKTNKEKQWDNSLKGELMTGFIVLVLAVILTNLPTAASTPGPFIETKNLNKDERVTVKIDPRVAGINHFEATIKDKSGKASNSIQQVTLTFIPIEMGSGEDTVILPQISVGRFYSQGMNLNAPGHWKLKVHVLNRDFKTYDLYYFLNVEKQ; encoded by the coding sequence TTGTATCATCCAAAGAAATTAATTTTTTTCATCACATTTTTCACTTTCATTATTTTTTCTTTTCCCGATTATTATTCTGCACATGCATACATCGTTAAATCAATCCCGTTTGAAAATCAAATTTTAAAGACGTCTCCTAAGAAAGTAAGAATTGAATTTGATGAAACCATACAGACCGGATTTCACTCTTTACGGGTTTTAGACATGAATGGTAAGCAGGTTGATCAAGGAGACAGCCATATAGATTCTAAAAATTCATCGATTATCGAGTGTGGACTTAAACCTGATTTACCAGATGGTACATATCGAATAGATTGGAAAGTTGTTTCTAATGATGGTCACCCGGTTGAAGGTGTAATACCCTTTGGAGTGGGACAAGTGAGTGTGGACCAAACAACTTTCAAAGCAAAATCAAAGGGATATTTTCCCCAACTTGATTTAATCGTTATTCGCTGGATACAGTTCGTCAGTGGATCTGTTTATATAGGGCTCGTTTTTTTTCGCTCGTTCGTTATAAAGCACGCGTTCGTACTTCAGCTTGAACACCGTTACAAGAAAATAATCCTTTCTTCCTACTGGTTATTACTTTTGAGTGTTGTATTAAACTTACCATTACAAGCTACAATCGAAGCAGATATTACATGGAATAAAGTTATGAATTATTCATATATTATTGATTTGTTGAAAACAAGTTTTTTTGGAAAAGTATGGATGATTCAAATAATTATACTAATTCTATTATTTTTTACGACATCACGTTTGGTAAGGGATAAAGAAAAAATTGACCTTATCTGGAAACTGTCCTTTTTCCTCGGTAGTGGTTTGTTATTGGCAAAAGCATTTACGAGTCATGCTTTTTCTGCTGAACATCCATTCATTCCGATTATGTTCGATTTTTTACATTTACTCGGTGCCTTAATTTGGACAGGTAGTTTAATGGCGATGATTATTTTATTGCCACTGAACAGGATGGAAGATAGCAAACTAGATTACAAACAAATGATTCGAAGCTTTTTTAATTGGGGAATACTTATCGTTCTTGTTTTAGTAATTACTGGTATTTATAGCGGATTTTCATTCGTTACAACTCTTGATTCACTTTTTACGACCAATTATGGAAGAGTTTTGCTGGCTAAGGTTTCTCTATTCATCGTTATGTTAATTTTTGCTATTATCAATTTTTTAAAAGGAAAAACAAATAAAGAAAAACAATGGGATAATTCGTTAAAGGGAGAACTTATGACAGGCTTCATTGTTCTGGTTCTTGCGGTTATTTTAACTAATTTACCAACTGCGGCATCAACACCAGGTCCATTTATTGAAACAAAGAATCTCAATAAAGATGAACGGGTAACAGTGAAAATTGATCCAAGGGTCGCTGGTATCAATCATTTTGAAGCAACTATTAAAGATAAAAGTGGAAAAGCTTCGAATAGCATCCAGCAGGTTACGCTCACCTTTATACCTATTGAAATGGGATCTGGAGAAGATACCGTCATATTACCACAAATTTCAGTTGGACGCTTTTATTCACAAGGTATGAATTTAAACGCTCCAGGTCATTGGAAATTGAAAGTCCATGTTTTAAATAGGGATTTTAAAACCTATGATTTGTATTATTTTTTAAATGTGGAAAAGCAATAA
- a CDS encoding helix-turn-helix domain-containing protein, whose protein sequence is MNQNTLCPRFEKAMKLISQRWTGLIISQLLTGTQRFCTIESSIPISGRLLSERLKDLEKEGIVRREVFPETPVRIEYSLTDKGLALRPVIKELEKWSQEWIEAET, encoded by the coding sequence GTGAATCAGAATACATTGTGCCCGAGGTTTGAGAAAGCGATGAAATTAATCAGCCAGCGATGGACAGGCTTGATTATTTCCCAGCTGCTAACTGGTACACAGAGGTTTTGTACGATTGAATCCTCTATTCCCATTAGCGGGAGGCTGCTTTCTGAACGGCTGAAGGATTTGGAAAAGGAAGGTATTGTACGGCGGGAGGTCTTTCCGGAAACCCCGGTTCGAATAGAATATTCCTTGACGGATAAAGGTCTTGCTTTAAGACCTGTTATAAAGGAACTTGAAAAATGGTCACAGGAATGGATCGAGGCTGAAACGTAA
- a CDS encoding LrgB family protein, giving the protein MKMILFTIATYIAYRLSKKLYSRWPFPLLHPLILTPVAIIGLISITHVSGTQYLQSAKWLTHMLGPATVAFAIPIYKHFHLVKKYIGNILISITTGTLAAIFSSLAFSEMFHLKHDFIISILPRSITTPFAIEVSKEIGGLPALTTVFVILTGVIGGVIGPMVIKGLSIKTPIAKGLALGMGAHGAGTNKALDYGEQEATFSTLAMIFAAWITMFWGFSLIPVLIH; this is encoded by the coding sequence ATGAAAATGATTTTATTTACAATCGCTACCTACATTGCTTACAGGCTTTCAAAAAAATTATATAGCCGTTGGCCGTTTCCCTTGCTACATCCATTGATCTTAACACCCGTTGCCATAATTGGTTTAATCAGCATCACTCATGTATCGGGAACTCAATATTTACAATCTGCAAAATGGCTTACGCATATGCTTGGTCCAGCTACAGTTGCATTTGCGATTCCAATTTATAAGCATTTTCATTTAGTTAAAAAATACATCGGCAATATTTTAATCAGTATTACGACTGGTACGCTTGCAGCCATCTTTTCATCACTAGCTTTTTCTGAAATGTTCCACTTAAAGCATGATTTTATCATCAGTATACTGCCCCGTTCGATTACAACTCCTTTTGCCATTGAGGTCTCAAAAGAAATTGGCGGACTGCCAGCTTTAACTACGGTATTTGTTATTTTGACTGGAGTAATCGGTGGGGTCATTGGGCCTATGGTCATCAAGGGATTATCGATCAAAACCCCTATTGCCAAGGGTCTTGCCCTTGGTATGGGTGCCCATGGAGCAGGAACGAACAAAGCTCTGGATTATGGTGAGCAGGAAGCAACTTTTTCAACTCTTGCCATGATTTTTGCTGCATGGATCACGATGTTTTGGGGATTTTCCTTAATACCTGTTCTTATTCATTAA
- a CDS encoding CidA/LrgA family protein — translation MKIAVIVVQILIIHVFLFLGIVLKHFISIPIPASMVGLILLFIALKLKIVKLDWVEKGGNWLLAELLLFFVPSAVGIVNYTEIFSMNGLESVLLIGLSTVIVMGVTAFTSEKIYNRKRSNPL, via the coding sequence ATGAAAATCGCTGTTATAGTCGTTCAAATACTAATCATACATGTTTTTCTTTTTCTTGGAATAGTGCTCAAACATTTTATTTCCATTCCTATTCCCGCTTCAATGGTTGGGTTGATTTTGCTATTTATAGCTTTGAAGTTAAAAATAGTTAAGCTGGATTGGGTGGAAAAAGGCGGCAACTGGCTGCTCGCAGAATTGCTGCTCTTTTTCGTTCCATCAGCCGTTGGCATTGTCAATTACACTGAGATCTTCAGTATGAATGGCCTTGAATCCGTATTATTGATCGGTTTAAGCACTGTTATAGTGATGGGTGTGACTGCTTTTACATCAGAAAAAATTTATAATCGAAAGAGAAGTAATCCGCTATGA
- a CDS encoding L,D-transpeptidase family protein, translating to MIHIIKPGETLQSISADYRVSLRKLYKANPGLSQLYPGQKIQIPGLPEPETIPYTIRVSLGKRTLALFQNGRFVKVYPVGIGKMLTQTPFGQYTIVNRQPNPGGPFGILWLSLSRAGYGIHGTNNPSSIGKAVSHGCIRMYNRDVLQLANTVPNGTRVFIEQ from the coding sequence ATGATACACATAATAAAACCAGGCGAAACCCTTCAAAGCATTTCAGCGGACTACCGGGTTTCTTTAAGGAAGCTTTATAAAGCTAATCCCGGATTAAGTCAATTGTACCCTGGTCAAAAAATTCAAATACCAGGACTGCCGGAACCTGAAACCATTCCTTATACCATTCGTGTTTCACTCGGAAAACGCACCTTGGCTTTGTTTCAAAATGGGCGATTTGTAAAGGTCTATCCTGTTGGAATCGGAAAAATGCTTACTCAAACTCCATTTGGACAATATACAATCGTTAACCGTCAGCCCAACCCTGGTGGTCCTTTTGGAATTTTGTGGCTTTCACTATCAAGGGCAGGATATGGAATCCATGGAACGAATAATCCTTCTTCAATCGGTAAAGCCGTTTCACACGGTTGTATTAGGATGTATAACAGAGACGTTCTGCAACTAGCCAATACGGTACCGAATGGAACAAGAGTTTTTATTGAGCAATAG
- a CDS encoding DedA family protein, which produces MAHHLNDLIGHYGYLGIIIALIGGIIGLPIPDEVLLTYVGFNVFLGEMTLVPAILSAFFGSCVGISLSYFLGIKLGLPFLEKFGPKFHITDKRLKKTRSLFEKLGPYLLFIGYFIPGVRHITAYLAGINRFSFKKFALFAYAGAAFWSITFITLGRLLGNEWHKVESYISKYSMFAIPLFVLLVILAIVYFKKRKI; this is translated from the coding sequence GTGGCACATCATTTAAATGATTTAATCGGTCATTATGGATATTTGGGCATCATTATCGCCTTAATCGGTGGAATTATAGGATTACCTATACCTGATGAAGTTCTACTTACATATGTGGGTTTTAATGTCTTTCTAGGTGAAATGACACTGGTACCGGCTATTTTAAGTGCTTTTTTCGGTTCCTGTGTGGGAATTTCGTTAAGTTACTTCCTAGGAATCAAATTGGGGCTTCCCTTTTTAGAAAAGTTTGGACCCAAATTTCACATTACAGATAAGCGATTAAAAAAGACCCGGTCCTTGTTTGAAAAACTAGGACCATATCTGCTTTTTATAGGGTATTTTATTCCTGGTGTCCGCCATATAACTGCTTATTTAGCAGGAATTAATCGCTTTAGCTTTAAAAAATTTGCGCTTTTCGCCTATGCTGGGGCCGCTTTTTGGTCGATCACATTTATTACTCTTGGGAGATTGCTCGGGAATGAGTGGCATAAGGTAGAATCGTATATTTCAAAATATAGCATGTTCGCCATACCTCTATTTGTGCTTTTAGTTATCCTTGCTATTGTTTATTTTAAAAAAAGAAAAATATAA